A part of Lactobacillus sp. ESL0700 genomic DNA contains:
- a CDS encoding SLAP domain-containing protein produces the protein MVNSDQNKKLEKELTEKKKIERMRALKRNLLAASTAGIGGILGGLLNSPQVAHAATNVPKVKTTNYEHLLVNANSAVIPASQSAQQLSAADYEQTTQGNSTSTAEALSQTQSKTMPKQSASAEIKSSVASQKEPQSSTVVKSQSTASSASTTESASTSATSQASHAKQELQQSRATKETTSAQNSLVNSQDDFDANSEANSIANDFNNTSANHSSLTDYVSQSESKSLASNDRDSSGSASLHEKGSKAASLANSYASSLASTQDSKVNGDDDDTFNSLIIGGGSDNASNNSTIASNNISVANSDSAMLQSYIANSQSRSASVASDHAQSFANSMYASSNLSLLSSQSLSLSAYRNRSFDDSNSQSKVISQAESNSTSMVSKSSSANSVSTADSKSTSTWFASTSKQVTDESNAASLASAKDSNDTSLVTSQLNSYSLSLWQRQSADMSLSNSAATSAIISMKADIIRMSKSISVSNSLKDSQLTSLSHVSLNASESLSDSIIASSSASEVTSRNYSSTVSRYLNLSKSNSSMHAAVSNENSNYEASTSAQNSSSVSRSLSASQSKLDAISKVNSQSLAASSQASSAAASELNQSVANYNSASLSASRYIASASESASNNSDSMNASMTSETSRLNSSLTSQGQQLSASVQNSLSEAGSLSDAATHSEIESLLVDNSQMSQSSSASSLSLSQSKSQSTVDSASISRSHSDSDSKVIADSKSESFSTSISDSNNSASLSTSISQSTSKSIAESESKSFSGSISQSNSIVASASESFSASISDSNNSVSLSTSASQSTSKSIAESESKSFSGSISQSNSVIASASESFSASISDSNVSASLSTSASQSTSKSIADSLSASNSSSISQSNSVIASASESFSASISTSNSTAISQSDSTSESLQNSIESAINASGNSNAKDSLSYSASLSKSNSIVASASESFSTSISDSNSSASLSTSASQSTSKSEADSLSASNSGSISQSNSSASLSTSASQSTSKSEADSLSASNSGSISQSNSSASLSTSASQSTSKSIADSLSASNSGSISQSNSSASLSTSTSQSTSKSEADSLSASNSGSISQSNSSASLSTSASQSTSKSIADSLSASNSGSISQSNSVVASASESFSTSISDSDSLASSSNSTSKSTADSLSESISTSVQNSIESAINASGNSNAKDSLSYSASLSKSNSIVASASESFSASISGSDSSASLSTSTSQSKSKSIADSQSESYSTSLSTSNSSASLSTSTSQSESKSIADSQSESYSTSLSTSNSSASSSTSTSQSNSKSIADSQSESFSVSLSTSNSSASLSTSTSQSESKSIADSQSESYSTSLSTSNSSASLSTSTSQSESKSIADSQSESFSASLSTSNSSASSSTSTSQSESKSIADSQSESFSASISTSNNSASASTSTSQSESKSIADSQSESFSTSISKSNSIVASASESFSASISTSNNSASASTSTSESNSKSAADSESTSRSASLSTSNSSASSSTSTSQSESKSIADSQSESFSTSISKSNSIVASASESFSASISTSNNSASASTSTSQSDSKSAADSESSSRSASLSTSNGSASLSISTSQSESKSIADSQSESFSTSISKSNSIVASASESFSTSISGSNSSASLSTSTSQSNSKSAADSESESFSTSLQSSYSSAISASGNSNSSASLSNSLSNSGVISQSESYSNSISASNSAAESASQSYSTSLSNSNSVVVSASESYSRSISASDYVASTSQSTSLSQSRSKAESASQSYSNSVNNSSYSASLSASASERDSQSAAISASESYSNSLNNSNISASQSISASQRDSKSIADSTSQSFSTSLSESNSAAVSASESFSTSISNSNSSASQSTSKSQSDSKSIADSTSQSFSTSLSNSNSAAISQSDSISKSLQNSFISAISASGNSTASESLSNSLSNSAVASQSESFSKSISASDYIASTSRSTSESRSKSQADSISESNSNSFNNSSYSASLSTSASQRDSQSTVISTSESYSKSLNDSNTSASLSTSTSQKDSKSAADSTSQSYSASLSESNSAVASASQSYSASLSNSNSSASQSTSKSQSDSKSIADSASQSFSASISNSNSSASQSTSKSQRDSKSIADSTSQSYSTSLSNSNSAAVSQSDSISKSLQDSFASAISASGNSNASESFSNSLSNSKAASLSESFSNSISASDYVASTSRSTSESRSKSQADSISESNSNSLNNSSYSASLSASASQRDSQSAFNSTSESYSNSLNNSNSSASQSTSKSQSDSKSIADSTSQSYSTSLSASNFAVVSASQSFSTSISNSNNSASQSTSRSQSDSQSAADSTSQSYSTSLSNSNSAAVSQSDSISKSLQDSFASAISASGNSNASESFSNSLSNSKAASLSESFSNSISASDYVASTSRSTSESRSKSQADSISESNSNSLNNSSYSASLSASASQRDSQSSASSESRSYSTSINNSNESASLSTSTSQKDSKSIADSSSQSYSNSLSASTSVAALSSLSMSKSLSESNSIVISQSESFSTSISNSDYAASTSRSTSESRSKSQADSNSESNSNSLNNSSYSASLSASTSQRDSQSKAVSASESYSASLSTSDFSASRSASTSQKNSQSIADSGSRSYSTSLSDSNSLASSSTSTSQSTSQSAADSTSKSFSASNAVVISQSDSFSNSISASDYLASTSRSTSESRSKSQADSASESYSKSLSDSEYIASLSRSTSQHDSQLAANSVSESYSKSLSESDSGASAASLSYSKSLSLSNSIAVSQSDSFSTSISNSDYHASTSRSTSESHSQSQADSTSESYSNSVNNSSYSASQSISASERDSQSLANSASESYSRSLSASGSVANDASLSMNKSLSLSNSIVVSASESFSTSISNSDWSASLSRSNSQSEGNSMADSTSRSFSTSTSESKSQADSTSESYSASVNNSSYSASLSTSGSERDSKFAADRASESYSTSLSLSNSIVVSASESFSISISDSNNSASRSMSRSNSLVDSASESFSTSISDSNSSASRSMSFSNSLVSSASESLSTSISDSNSSASKSTSTSQSESTSVVESTSISNSASLSNSSSAANVSMSNSQSTSIIASQSESTSISKSKSIANDWDNNGGGGNYVPSNTPSASNSASTSTSGAEDTNAIIKKLHHNAYVYDKNGNRVSNLVIAIDTQVKTYGDKQLINGRYYYYIGDDHYVVARNFVGFEGKLRHNAYVYNSKGKRVGKTVLKRGKKMKAYETIYINGRKFYNTQHGRYIAAGNFKGSELRLKHNAYVYDKNGHRLSDKKLGKGQKIKIYSTKIIKGKKYYHARHGRYILAANFKK, from the coding sequence ATGGTAAATTCAGATCAAAACAAAAAGTTAGAGAAAGAGTTAACAGAGAAGAAGAAAATAGAAAGGATGCGGGCGCTTAAGCGGAATTTGTTAGCTGCGAGTACGGCCGGAATCGGTGGCATTTTAGGCGGCTTATTAAATTCGCCGCAAGTAGCTCATGCGGCAACTAATGTACCGAAGGTTAAGACAACAAACTATGAACATTTGCTCGTTAATGCCAATTCGGCAGTAATTCCTGCTTCTCAAAGTGCTCAGCAGTTAAGTGCAGCTGATTATGAGCAGACTACGCAGGGCAATTCGACTAGTACGGCAGAAGCACTTAGTCAAACACAATCTAAGACGATGCCTAAACAATCGGCTAGTGCGGAAATCAAGTCATCTGTTGCCAGTCAAAAAGAACCGCAGAGTTCAACAGTAGTTAAATCACAGTCTACTGCCAGTTCAGCATCAACCACTGAATCAGCTTCAACAAGTGCGACCAGTCAAGCAAGCCATGCTAAACAAGAATTGCAACAATCGCGGGCAACTAAAGAGACGACTTCAGCGCAAAATTCCCTAGTTAACTCGCAAGATGATTTTGATGCTAATTCAGAAGCTAATTCGATTGCCAATGATTTTAACAATACCAGTGCCAATCACTCATCGCTGACTGATTATGTGTCACAGTCAGAATCTAAGAGTTTGGCCAGTAACGATCGTGATTCTTCTGGCTCGGCAAGTTTACATGAAAAAGGCTCAAAAGCTGCATCACTTGCTAATTCGTATGCCAGCAGTTTAGCATCCACGCAAGATTCAAAAGTCAACGGCGACGATGATGATACTTTTAATAGTTTAATCATCGGCGGCGGGTCTGATAATGCTTCCAACAATTCAACTATTGCTTCCAATAATATTTCAGTTGCTAATAGTGATAGCGCAATGCTGCAGTCCTATATTGCTAACAGTCAATCTCGTTCAGCTAGTGTAGCCAGTGATCATGCTCAGAGTTTTGCCAATAGCATGTATGCTTCAAGCAATCTTAGCTTGCTTAGCAGCCAAAGTCTTAGTTTATCGGCTTACAGAAATAGAAGTTTTGATGATTCAAATTCTCAGAGTAAGGTAATTAGTCAGGCTGAAAGTAATTCGACATCAATGGTAAGTAAAAGCAGCAGTGCTAATTCAGTAAGTACCGCTGATAGTAAATCTACGAGCACATGGTTTGCTTCTACGAGTAAACAAGTAACAGATGAGAGTAATGCTGCATCGCTAGCAAGTGCTAAAGACAGCAATGATACGTCGCTAGTTACTTCACAACTTAATTCGTATTCGTTGAGCTTATGGCAAAGACAATCTGCTGACATGAGTTTATCGAACTCAGCAGCAACTTCAGCGATTATCAGTATGAAGGCTGATATTATCAGAATGAGCAAGTCAATCAGTGTCAGCAACTCACTGAAAGATTCGCAGCTGACCAGTTTGAGCCATGTGTCTCTTAATGCTTCTGAAAGTTTGTCAGATAGTATTATTGCCAGTTCAAGTGCATCAGAAGTTACCAGTAGGAACTATTCTTCAACGGTTTCACGCTACTTAAATTTAAGTAAGAGCAATTCTTCAATGCATGCAGCAGTTTCGAATGAAAATTCAAATTACGAAGCAAGTACGTCAGCGCAAAATTCTTCATCAGTTAGTAGAAGTTTGTCAGCTTCTCAAAGTAAGTTAGATGCAATTTCTAAAGTTAATTCACAAAGTTTAGCAGCAAGCTCGCAGGCTTCAAGTGCAGCGGCTTCTGAATTAAACCAGAGTGTAGCCAATTACAATTCGGCATCACTATCGGCTTCACGCTATATTGCCTCGGCAAGTGAGTCAGCAAGTAACAATAGCGACAGTATGAACGCTAGCATGACTTCGGAAACTAGTCGGCTCAATTCTTCGTTGACATCGCAAGGACAGCAGCTTTCAGCTAGTGTCCAGAATTCATTGTCTGAAGCTGGCAGCTTATCTGATGCTGCAACGCACTCAGAGATTGAAAGTCTGCTGGTTGATAATTCGCAAATGAGTCAATCAAGTTCAGCTAGTTCACTTTCATTAAGTCAAAGCAAGAGTCAGTCAACGGTTGATAGTGCAAGTATCAGCAGGTCTCATAGTGATAGCGATAGCAAAGTAATCGCTGATAGTAAGAGCGAGAGTTTCAGTACTTCGATTAGTGACAGTAACAATTCTGCCAGTTTGAGTACGTCTATTAGCCAAAGCACCAGCAAATCAATTGCCGAAAGTGAGAGCAAGAGCTTTAGTGGTTCAATTAGTCAGAGCAATTCAATCGTTGCCAGTGCAAGTGAAAGTTTCAGTGCATCAATCAGTGATAGTAATAATTCTGTCAGCTTGAGCACATCAGCTAGCCAAAGTACCAGCAAATCAATTGCTGAAAGTGAAAGCAAGAGCTTCAGCGGTTCAATTAGTCAGAGTAACTCAGTGATTGCTAGTGCAAGCGAGAGCTTCAGTGCTTCAATTAGTGATAGTAATGTTTCAGCTAGTTTGAGCACATCAGCAAGTCAAAGTACAAGTAAATCAATTGCTGACAGCTTAAGTGCCAGCAACAGTTCCTCAATTAGTCAGAGTAACTCAGTGATTGCTAGTGCGAGTGAGAGTTTTAGTGCTTCAATCAGCACAAGTAATTCGACAGCAATCAGCCAAAGCGATAGTACTTCTGAGAGTTTACAAAATTCAATTGAATCGGCAATTAATGCTTCGGGTAATTCGAATGCCAAGGATAGCTTGAGTTACAGTGCCTCATTAAGCAAGAGCAATTCAATCGTTGCCAGTGCAAGCGAGAGCTTCAGTACTTCAATTAGTGATAGTAACAGTTCAGCCAGTTTGAGCACATCAGCTAGTCAAAGTACGAGTAAATCAGAAGCTGACAGCTTAAGTGCCAGCAACAGTGGCTCGATAAGTCAGAGTAACAGTTCTGCCAGCTTGAGCACATCGGCTAGTCAAAGTACCAGCAAATCAGAAGCTGATAGCTTAAGTGCCAGCAACAGTGGTTCAATTAGTCAGAGTAACAGTTCTGCTAGTTTGAGCACATCAGCAAGTCAAAGCACGAGTAAATCAATTGCTGACAGCTTAAGTGCTAGCAACAGTGGCTCAATTAGTCAGAGTAACAGTTCTGCTAGCTTGAGCACTTCAACTAGTCAAAGCACAAGTAAATCAGAAGCTGACAGCTTAAGTGCTAGCAACAGTGGCTCGATAAGTCAGAGTAACAGTTCAGCAAGCCTGAGTACTTCAGCAAGCCAAAGCACGAGTAAATCAATTGCTGACAGCTTAAGTGCTAGCAACAGTGGCTCAATTAGTCAGAGTAACTCAGTCGTTGCCAGTGCAAGTGAAAGCTTTAGTACCTCAATTAGTGATAGTGATAGTTTAGCTAGTTCAAGTAATTCCACCAGCAAATCAACCGCTGATAGCTTGAGCGAAAGTATTTCAACGAGTGTACAAAACTCAATTGAATCGGCGATTAATGCTTCGGGTAATTCGAATGCTAAGGATAGTTTGAGCTATAGTGCCTCATTGAGTAAAAGTAACTCAATTGTTGCTAGTGCGAGTGAGAGCTTTAGTGCTTCGATTAGTGGTAGTGACAGTTCAGCCAGTTTGAGCACTTCGACCAGCCAAAGCAAGAGCAAATCTATTGCCGACAGCCAGAGTGAGAGCTATAGCACATCATTAAGCACGAGCAACAGTTCAGCCAGTTTGAGCACTTCAACCAGCCAAAGCGAGAGCAAATCTATTGCAGATAGTCAGAGTGAGAGCTATAGCACATCATTAAGCACGAGCAACAGTTCAGCTAGTTCGAGCACTTCGACCAGCCAAAGTAATAGTAAGTCAATTGCGGACAGTCAGAGTGAAAGTTTCAGTGTATCATTAAGTACAAGCAATAGCTCAGCCAGTTTGAGCACTTCAACCAGCCAAAGCGAGAGCAAATCTATTGCAGATAGTCAGAGTGAGAGCTATAGCACATCATTAAGCACGAGCAACAGTTCAGCCAGTTTGAGCACTTCGACCAGCCAAAGCGAGAGCAAATCTATTGCAGATAGCCAGAGTGAAAGTTTCAGTGCATCATTAAGTACAAGCAATAGCTCAGCTAGTTCGAGTACTTCAACCAGCCAAAGCGAGAGCAAATCTATTGCGGACAGTCAGAGTGAAAGCTTCAGCGCTTCAATTAGTACAAGCAATAATTCCGCTAGTGCAAGTACATCTACAAGCCAAAGCGAGAGCAAATCTATTGCAGATAGCCAGAGTGAGAGTTTTAGCACATCGATTAGTAAGAGTAACTCAATTGTTGCCAGTGCAAGTGAAAGCTTCAGCGCTTCAATTAGTACAAGCAATAATTCCGCTAGTGCAAGTACTTCGACGAGTGAAAGTAATAGTAAATCAGCTGCAGATAGTGAAAGTACGAGTCGCAGTGCATCATTAAGTACGAGTAACAGTTCAGCTAGTTCGAGCACTTCGACCAGCCAAAGCGAGAGCAAATCTATTGCAGATAGCCAGAGCGAAAGTTTTAGCACATCGATCAGTAAGAGTAACTCAATCGTTGCCAGTGCAAGTGAAAGCTTCAGCGCTTCAATTAGTACAAGCAATAATTCCGCTAGTGCAAGTACATCTACAAGCCAGAGTGATAGTAAGTCAGCAGCGGATAGCGAAAGTTCCAGTCGCAGTGCTTCATTAAGTACAAGCAACGGTTCAGCTAGTTTGAGCATTTCAACCAGCCAAAGCGAGAGCAAATCTATTGCAGATAGCCAGAGTGAGAGCTTTAGCACATCGATTAGCAAGAGTAACTCAATCGTTGCCAGTGCGAGCGAGAGTTTTAGTACCTCGATTAGTGGTAGCAACAGTTCAGCCAGCTTAAGTACTTCCACAAGCCAAAGTAATAGTAAATCAGCTGCAGATAGTGAAAGTGAGAGCTTTTCTACGAGTTTACAAAGTTCATATTCATCAGCAATTAGTGCCTCAGGCAATTCAAATTCATCAGCAAGTTTGAGTAATAGTTTAAGCAACTCAGGGGTAATTAGTCAGAGTGAAAGTTATAGTAATTCAATTAGTGCCAGCAATTCAGCTGCTGAAAGTGCTAGTCAAAGTTATAGCACGTCATTAAGTAATAGTAATTCTGTTGTAGTTAGCGCGAGCGAAAGTTACAGTAGATCTATTAGTGCTAGTGATTATGTCGCAAGCACTAGCCAGTCAACAAGTCTGAGTCAAAGTCGCTCAAAGGCTGAGAGTGCTAGTCAGAGCTACAGCAATTCTGTTAACAATAGCTCTTATTCAGCTAGTCTAAGTGCTTCTGCAAGTGAAAGGGATAGTCAGTCTGCCGCTATTAGCGCGAGTGAAAGTTATAGTAATTCGTTAAACAACAGCAATATTTCTGCTAGCCAAAGTATTTCAGCAAGTCAACGCGATAGTAAGTCAATTGCTGATAGCACAAGCCAGAGTTTCAGTACATCATTAAGTGAAAGCAACTCTGCAGCAGTTAGTGCCAGTGAAAGCTTCAGCACTTCAATCAGCAACAGTAATAGTTCCGCAAGTCAAAGCACTTCAAAGAGCCAAAGCGATAGCAAATCAATTGCTGATAGTACAAGCCAAAGTTTCAGTACATCACTAAGCAACAGTAACTCGGCAGCAATAAGTCAGAGTGACAGCATTTCCAAGAGTTTGCAAAATTCATTTATATCGGCAATCAGTGCGTCAGGGAACTCTACTGCATCAGAAAGCTTGAGTAATAGCTTGAGCAACTCAGCGGTAGCCAGTCAGAGTGAGAGCTTCAGTAAATCAATTAGTGCCAGTGATTACATTGCAAGTACGAGTCGTTCAACTAGCGAGAGTCGTAGCAAGTCGCAAGCTGATAGTATTAGTGAGAGCAATAGCAATTCATTCAACAATAGTTCTTACTCAGCCAGCTTAAGTACATCGGCTAGCCAGCGCGACAGTCAGTCAACAGTAATTAGCACGAGTGAAAGTTACAGTAAATCATTGAATGATAGTAATACTTCAGCCAGTTTAAGTACTTCAACTAGTCAAAAAGACAGTAAGTCAGCTGCCGATAGCACAAGCCAAAGCTATAGTGCATCATTGAGTGAGAGCAATTCTGCAGTAGCTAGTGCTAGCCAAAGCTATAGTGCATCATTAAGTAATAGCAATAGTTCCGCAAGTCAAAGCACCTCAAAGAGTCAAAGCGATAGTAAATCAATCGCTGATAGTGCTAGCCAAAGCTTTAGCGCCTCAATAAGCAACAGCAATAGTTCTGCGAGTCAAAGTACTTCAAAGAGTCAACGTGATAGTAAATCAATCGCTGATAGCACAAGCCAGAGTTACAGCACTTCACTAAGCAACAGTAATTCTGCAGCAGTAAGTCAAAGTGACAGTATTTCCAAGAGTCTGCAGGATTCATTTGCATCAGCAATCAGTGCATCGGGCAACTCTAATGCATCAGAAAGCTTTAGTAATAGCTTGAGTAACTCAAAGGCAGCTAGTTTGAGTGAAAGCTTCAGTAATTCAATTAGTGCAAGTGATTATGTGGCAAGTACGAGTCGCTCAACTAGCGAAAGTCGCAGCAAGTCACAAGCTGATAGCATTAGTGAGAGCAATAGTAATTCACTCAACAATAGTTCTTACTCGGCCAGTTTAAGTGCCTCAGCTAGTCAGCGCGACAGCCAGTCAGCATTCAATAGTACTAGCGAAAGCTACAGTAATTCATTGAATAACAGCAATAGTTCCGCAAGCCAAAGCACTTCAAAGAGCCAAAGCGATAGCAAATCAATTGCTGATAGTACAAGCCAGAGTTACAGCACATCATTGAGTGCAAGCAATTTTGCAGTAGTTAGTGCTAGCCAAAGCTTCAGCACTTCAATCAGTAACAGTAATAATTCTGCAAGCCAAAGCACCTCAAGGAGCCAAAGCGATAGTCAATCTGCCGCTGATAGTACAAGCCAGAGTTACAGTACATCATTGAGTAACAGCAACTCAGCAGCAGTAAGTCAAAGTGACAGTATTTCTAAGAGCTTGCAAGACTCATTTGCATCAGCAATCAGTGCATCGGGCAACTCTAATGCATCAGAAAGCTTTAGTAATAGCTTGAGTAACTCAAAGGCAGCTAGTCTGAGTGAAAGCTTCAGCAATTCAATTAGTGCAAGTGACTATGTAGCAAGTACCAGTCGTTCAACTAGCGAGAGTCGCAGCAAGTCGCAAGCTGACAGCATTAGTGAAAGTAATAGTAATTCACTCAATAACAGTTCTTACTCGGCAAGCTTAAGTGCCTCAGCTAGTCAGCGCGACAGTCAGTCGTCAGCAAGTAGCGAGAGTCGGAGCTATAGCACATCAATTAATAACAGTAATGAATCCGCCAGTTTAAGCACTTCAACTAGTCAAAAAGACAGTAAGTCAATCGCTGATAGTAGCAGTCAAAGCTATAGTAATTCGTTGAGTGCAAGCACATCTGTAGCTGCTTTAAGTAGCTTGAGTATGAGTAAGTCATTAAGTGAGAGCAACTCAATCGTTATCAGCCAAAGTGAAAGCTTCAGCACGTCGATTAGTAACAGCGATTATGCAGCAAGCACCAGTCGCTCAACTAGTGAAAGTCGCAGTAAATCGCAAGCTGATAGTAATAGTGAAAGCAATAGTAATTCCCTCAACAATAGTTCATATTCAGCTAGCTTAAGTGCATCGACTAGTCAGCGCGACAGTCAATCGAAGGCAGTTAGTGCAAGTGAAAGCTATAGTGCATCGCTAAGTACCAGTGATTTTTCGGCAAGTCGGAGTGCATCAACTAGTCAAAAGAATAGTCAATCAATCGCTGATAGTGGCAGTCGAAGTTACAGCACTTCACTAAGCGATAGCAATTCTTTAGCCAGCTCAAGTACGTCGACAAGTCAGAGCACTAGTCAATCTGCCGCTGACAGCACAAGCAAATCATTTAGCGCAAGTAACGCAGTAGTTATTAGCCAAAGTGACAGTTTTAGTAATTCAATTAGTGCTAGTGATTATCTTGCAAGTACCAGCCGTTCAACTAGTGAGAGTCGTAGTAAATCGCAAGCAGATAGTGCCAGTGAAAGCTACAGTAAATCATTGAGTGATAGCGAATATATTGCTAGTTTAAGTAGATCGACTAGTCAACATGACAGTCAACTAGCTGCTAACAGCGTTAGCGAAAGCTACAGTAAGTCATTAAGTGAAAGTGATTCAGGAGCAAGTGCAGCAAGTTTGAGTTATAGCAAGTCACTTAGCTTAAGTAATTCAATTGCTGTTAGCCAAAGTGATAGCTTTAGTACTTCAATTAGTAACAGTGACTACCATGCAAGTACGAGTCGCTCAACTAGTGAGAGCCATAGTCAATCACAAGCTGACAGCACCAGCGAGAGCTACAGTAATTCTGTTAACAATAGTTCTTACTCAGCTAGTCAAAGCATTTCTGCAAGTGAGCGCGACAGTCAGTCATTAGCTAACAGCGCCAGCGAAAGTTACAGTAGATCGCTGAGTGCCAGTGGTTCAGTAGCAAATGATGCCAGTCTAAGTATGAACAAGTCACTGAGCTTGAGTAACTCAATTGTTGTTAGTGCGAGCGAAAGCTTCAGTACTTCCATCAGTAACAGCGATTGGTCTGCATCTCTGAGTCGGTCAAATAGCCAGAGTGAAGGTAATTCAATGGCTGATAGCACCAGCCGTAGCTTTAGTACTTCAACTAGTGAGAGCAAATCACAAGCCGACAGTACTAGTGAAAGTTATAGTGCTTCTGTCAATAACAGTTCGTATTCCGCAAGTTTGAGTACTTCAGGAAGTGAGCGCGACAGTAAGTTTGCGGCCGACAGAGCTAGTGAAAGTTACAGCACATCGCTTAGTCTCAGCAACTCAATCGTTGTTAGTGCCAGCGAAAGCTTCAGTATTTCAATTAGTGACAGTAACAATTCCGCAAGTCGCAGCATGAGCCGCAGTAATTCACTTGTAGATAGTGCCAGTGAAAGCTTCAGCACTTCAATTAGTGACAGCAATAGTTCGGCAAGTCGCAGCATGAGTTTCAGCAATTCACTTGTAAGTAGTGCCAGTGAAAGTCTTAGCACTTCAATTAGTGATAGCAATAGTTCGGCAAGTAAGAGCACTTCAACTAGTCAAAGTGAGAGTACTTCAGTAGTTGAAAGCACCAGCATCAGTAATAGTGCTTCACTCAGTAATAGTTCTAGTGCGGCTAATGTAAGCATGAGTAACAGCCAGTCAACTTCAATTATTGCCAGTCAGAGTGAAAGCACCTCAATTAGCAAGAGCAAGTCAATTGCTAATGACTGGGATAACAATGGTGGCGGTGGTAACTATGTACCATCTAATACACCATCTGCTTCAAACTCTGCTTCTACATCAACTTCAGGTGCTGAGGATACTAATGCAATAATTAAGAAGTTACATCATAATGCTTATGTATACGATAAGAATGGCAACCGCGTAAGCAATCTTGTTATCGCAATCGACACGCAGGTTAAGACCTATGGCGATAAGCAATTGATCAACGGCCGTTACTACTATTACATTGGTGATGACCATTATGTAGTTGCACGCAACTTTGTTGGCTTTGAAGGTAAGCTGCGGCACAACGCTTATGTTTATAATTCAAAGGGTAAGCGAGTTGGCAAGACTGTCTTGAAGCGTGGCAAGAAGATGAAGGCCTACGAGACAATTTATATCAATGGTCGCAAGTTCTATAACACGCAGCACGGCAGATACATTGCAGCCGGCAACTTCAAGGGTAGTGAATTACGCTTAAAGCACAATGCCTATGTTTATGACAAGAATGGCCATCGCCTTAGTGATAAAAAGCTGGGCAAGGGCCAAAAGATTAAGATTTACAGTACCAAAATAATTAAGGGCAAGAAGTATTACCATGCACGTCATGGTCGCTACATCTTGGCCGCAAATTTCAAAAAATAG
- a CDS encoding DHA2 family efflux MFS transporter permease subunit, whose translation MQRKLDAKLILSILAAGLMSFSGVLIETAGNITFPVLMQEFNVNMATVQWMTTGYLLIAAIIMPLSAYLKKNFSSKKLFVTAAILFIIGLLIDSLTTKSMGFIFLVIGRIVQGAGAGIALPLMFNIILERTPLDKVGLLMGIGTMITAVAPALGPTFGGLVVNTLSWRYIFILIIPVMIISFIMGVLCITKDPYPLSHTKLDWAGFIEIALTFVGLILAFSNLSGILVRPLEFVVPLVIGLIALAIFIKHSLKVKEPLLNIRLLKNSKFTAGIIAYFIFQVNTVGLSFILPNYLQIVNTTSAMVAGLLLLPGGAIGAVASPVSGRMLDNYGPRKPIMTGACFELVGSIMFCLFAQHFTGSNVLVSYLVIMMGTGLIMGDTMTSSLNLLTKEENADGNGLFNMVQQFSGAVGTSIVSAIMQFVQQMSSKPTPAGKLIDGAQVGLIFLLILVVIGVYLLHKATKKDSLSES comes from the coding sequence ATGCAAAGAAAATTAGACGCAAAATTAATCTTATCAATTCTTGCGGCAGGTCTGATGTCATTTTCAGGTGTGTTAATTGAAACAGCGGGGAACATTACCTTTCCCGTTTTAATGCAGGAATTTAATGTAAATATGGCAACAGTGCAGTGGATGACGACCGGCTATCTTTTGATTGCCGCAATTATCATGCCGCTGTCGGCTTATTTAAAGAAGAATTTTAGTTCTAAAAAATTGTTCGTGACAGCTGCGATTTTATTTATTATCGGGTTACTGATTGACTCATTGACCACGAAGTCGATGGGCTTCATCTTTTTAGTTATTGGACGTATTGTTCAGGGTGCCGGCGCTGGGATTGCACTGCCACTCATGTTTAACATTATTTTGGAAAGAACGCCGCTTGATAAAGTTGGTCTTTTGATGGGGATTGGGACAATGATTACGGCGGTAGCTCCAGCTTTAGGGCCAACGTTTGGTGGCTTAGTTGTTAACACGCTTAGCTGGCGGTACATTTTCATCCTGATTATTCCGGTAATGATTATTTCCTTTATTATGGGTGTTCTGTGCATCACCAAGGATCCATATCCTTTAAGTCATACCAAGCTTGATTGGGCAGGTTTTATTGAAATTGCCCTGACTTTTGTTGGCTTGATCTTAGCTTTTAGTAATTTATCAGGAATTTTAGTGCGGCCACTAGAATTTGTTGTGCCGTTAGTTATCGGTTTGATTGCCTTAGCCATCTTTATTAAGCACTCACTTAAGGTAAAAGAACCACTACTAAATATTCGCTTACTGAAGAATAGCAAATTTACTGCTGGCATTATTGCCTACTTTATTTTCCAAGTTAATACAGTTGGCTTATCGTTTATTTTGCCAAACTACTTGCAAATCGTGAATACCACTTCTGCGATGGTTGCGGGACTATTGCTATTACCAGGTGGTGCCATTGGTGCCGTTGCTTCTCCAGTTAGTGGGCGAATGCTAGATAATTATGGCCCGAGAAAGCCAATCATGACTGGTGCATGCTTTGAACTTGTCGGCAGTATCATGTTTTGCCTGTTTGCCCAACATTTTACCGGTAGCAATGTGCTTGTTTCTTACCTTGTGATTATGATGGGTACTGGTTTAATCATGGGTGACACAATGACCTCATCTTTGAACCTGCTTACTAAGGAAGAAAACGCTGATGGTAATGGCCTGTTCAACATGGTGCAGCAATTTTCCGGAGCCGTGGGGACGTCGATTGTTTCTGCTATCATGCAATTTGTTCAGCAAATGAGTTCAAAGCCAACACCGGCTGGCAAGCTGATTGATGGTGCTCAAGTTGGGTTAATTTTCTTATTAATTTTGGTTGTGATTGGCGTATACTTATTACATAAAGCAACAAAAAAGGACAGTTTAAGTGAGAGTTAA